One window of Arthrobacter oryzae genomic DNA carries:
- a CDS encoding primosomal protein N', which produces MPGGPALAPSLPVARVLIESSLPHLDRPFDYSVPAAFDDAAQPGVRVKVKFNGQELGGYILDRIAESDAGHTLVPLHKVVSPVRVLTPGLADLAGKVAARYAGTISDVLRVAIPPRVARLEKELAAEGTLPGSPAVSGAGAEPVPATDPGPAAYQGPATDRDQAPGNWSKYVSGAAFMQHLRAGESPRAVLSALQGFGPAGWPALIAEAVAGVRASGRGAVVVVPDYRDLDRVEEALAVLLPREDIARLTADDGPTPRYRNYLRVLTGSAGVVVGTRSAAYAPVHNLGLVVCWDDGDDLHIEQRSPYAHTRDVLLLRADQERAACLLAAHTRSTELERLVEAGWARPVEAGRQEVRRTVPRVVNTADSFEQERDPLARIARLPGAAWRAAKEGLERGPVLVQVARSGYAPSLVCDSCREPARCPACSGPLAVAGAAGSPAVPHCRWCSASAPDWRCSHCTSPRLRRSATGVMRTAEELGRAFPGKPVVTSSGDHVKATVPDTKSLVVATIGAEPVAAGGYAAALLLDGDSLLRRENLRAGEDAVRRWFNAAALVRPAREGGLVVITADDTAGVGALLRWDAGGYARRELALRQELQLPPAVRIASVTGGRTAVVHFTEAIDQQLARQGIHLRAAGPAPLVLTDARAPRRDAGEDVRTLLFIPYAQAAEATRVMRAVKAAAAARRSDDPVQLRLDGVDVL; this is translated from the coding sequence ATGCCCGGCGGTCCTGCCCTCGCCCCGTCGCTGCCCGTCGCCCGGGTGCTCATCGAATCCTCGCTGCCGCACCTGGACAGGCCCTTTGACTACAGCGTGCCCGCCGCGTTCGACGACGCCGCGCAGCCGGGGGTGCGCGTCAAGGTCAAATTCAACGGGCAGGAACTCGGCGGCTACATCCTGGACCGGATAGCCGAATCCGACGCCGGGCACACGCTCGTTCCGCTCCACAAGGTGGTTTCGCCTGTCCGGGTGCTCACTCCGGGACTGGCCGACCTTGCCGGGAAGGTTGCCGCCCGCTATGCCGGCACCATCAGCGACGTGCTGCGCGTGGCCATTCCCCCGCGGGTGGCCCGGCTCGAGAAGGAACTCGCCGCAGAGGGCACACTCCCGGGAAGCCCGGCCGTTTCCGGCGCCGGGGCCGAGCCGGTTCCCGCAACTGACCCGGGGCCTGCGGCGTATCAGGGTCCCGCAACGGACCGGGACCAGGCGCCCGGGAACTGGTCTAAGTACGTCAGCGGAGCGGCATTCATGCAGCACCTTCGGGCCGGCGAGTCGCCGCGGGCCGTGTTGAGCGCCCTGCAGGGCTTCGGGCCGGCCGGCTGGCCCGCCCTCATTGCCGAGGCCGTGGCGGGCGTCCGGGCCTCGGGCCGGGGTGCGGTGGTGGTGGTTCCGGATTACCGCGACCTGGACCGCGTCGAGGAGGCGCTGGCCGTGCTCCTTCCACGCGAAGACATCGCCAGGCTTACCGCGGACGACGGTCCGACGCCCCGCTACCGCAATTACCTCCGTGTGCTCACCGGCAGCGCCGGGGTGGTGGTCGGTACCCGCTCGGCGGCCTACGCTCCCGTGCATAACCTGGGCCTTGTGGTGTGCTGGGACGACGGCGACGACCTCCATATCGAACAGCGGTCGCCCTATGCCCATACCCGCGACGTCCTCCTCCTGCGGGCGGACCAGGAACGTGCGGCGTGCCTGCTGGCCGCACACACGCGCAGCACCGAACTCGAGCGACTGGTGGAGGCGGGCTGGGCCCGGCCAGTGGAAGCCGGCCGGCAGGAAGTGCGCCGCACCGTGCCGCGCGTGGTCAATACGGCGGACAGCTTCGAACAGGAACGCGACCCCCTTGCCCGGATCGCCAGGCTGCCGGGGGCGGCCTGGCGCGCCGCCAAGGAAGGCCTGGAGCGCGGTCCGGTGCTGGTACAGGTGGCCCGGTCCGGCTATGCGCCGTCGCTGGTTTGTGATTCCTGCCGGGAACCGGCCCGGTGCCCTGCGTGCAGTGGACCCCTCGCTGTTGCCGGTGCCGCCGGCAGCCCGGCCGTGCCGCACTGCCGCTGGTGTTCCGCTTCCGCTCCGGACTGGCGTTGCAGCCACTGCACCAGCCCCAGGCTGCGCCGGTCCGCCACCGGGGTGATGCGCACCGCGGAGGAACTGGGCCGGGCGTTTCCCGGCAAGCCCGTGGTCACTTCGTCGGGGGACCACGTCAAAGCCACTGTCCCGGACACAAAGTCCCTCGTCGTGGCCACGATTGGAGCGGAACCGGTGGCAGCCGGGGGTTATGCCGCAGCGCTGCTCCTGGACGGAGACTCGTTGCTCCGCCGCGAAAATCTCCGCGCGGGGGAGGACGCCGTCCGGCGCTGGTTCAACGCCGCAGCGCTCGTCAGGCCCGCCCGCGAGGGCGGGCTGGTGGTGATCACTGCCGACGACACCGCCGGAGTCGGTGCGCTGCTTCGCTGGGACGCCGGAGGGTACGCCCGGCGCGAGCTCGCACTGCGGCAGGAACTCCAGCTGCCCCCGGCTGTCAGGATTGCCTCCGTAACCGGCGGCCGGACCGCCGTCGTGCACTTTACCGAAGCGATTGATCAGCAGTTGGCCAGACAGGGCATCCACCTTCGGGCCGCCGGGCCGGCGCCCCTGGTGCTGACTGACGCGCGGGCGCCCCGGCGGGACGCCGGCGAGGACGTCCGGACCCTGCTGTTCATTCCGTATGCCCAGGCGGCCGAGGCGACGCGCGTGATGCGGGCGGTCAAGGCGGCGGCGGCCGCGCGGCGCAGCGATGATCCCGTCCAGCTGAGGCTCGACGGCGTGGACGTCCTGTAA
- a CDS encoding glycerol-3-phosphate dehydrogenase/oxidase, protein MGTNDSSGHPASSRQRSSVQSLRRRPRAQVLIIGGGINGVGTFRDLALQGVDVALVERGDYCQGASGASSHMIHGGIRYLENGEFRLVQESVVERNRLLRIAPHYVKPLQTTIPIFSTFSGVLSAPLRFLTHKQQGKPKERGAFLIKLGLSMYDFFSRDGGTVPRHQFRGRTRALAELPRLHPGIKYAATYFDASVHNPERLTLDVLQDGEKAGASGHSDARASNYLSLLSMGGAGNPTGPTGGSTVQLRDELTGEVFDFTADVIVNTTGAWVDLTNQAMGAASTFMGGTKGSHIVLDHPELLEACNGREIFFEHTDGRIVLIYPMGDRVLVGTTDVDADMAEDAVCTDAEIDYFFDLIGHVFPDVAVNRDQIVYTFAGVRPLPKHDATQPGFVSRDYRIERRAGGQEAVSGGQAMSASGAVVLSLVGGKWTTFRALAEHLTNDVLKELGLERKVSTAKLAIGGGAGFPDTDAGIQQWIKAHMSAGRDADRISGLLTRYGTRAEEVLHYLDAGPDRPLHSTRELSVRELEFMARNEQVGHLVDILIRRTSLAFRGLVTGELLNEVAEVLAGPLGWDAAAKTAEIHHAQEVLERFHGVQVHSLVA, encoded by the coding sequence TTGGGAACCAACGATTCATCCGGCCATCCGGCTTCCAGCCGCCAGCGGTCATCAGTGCAGAGCCTGCGCCGGCGGCCCCGCGCACAAGTCCTGATCATCGGCGGCGGGATCAACGGAGTCGGCACGTTCCGTGACCTGGCACTGCAGGGCGTCGACGTTGCGCTCGTTGAACGGGGTGATTACTGCCAGGGGGCCAGCGGTGCGTCGTCGCACATGATCCACGGCGGGATCCGGTACCTGGAGAACGGTGAGTTCCGGCTGGTCCAGGAGTCCGTCGTAGAACGCAACAGGCTCCTGCGTATCGCTCCCCACTACGTCAAGCCGCTCCAGACCACCATCCCCATCTTCAGCACCTTCTCTGGTGTACTGTCCGCGCCGCTGCGGTTCCTGACCCACAAGCAGCAGGGCAAACCCAAAGAACGCGGTGCCTTCCTGATCAAGCTCGGCCTCAGCATGTACGACTTCTTCTCACGCGACGGCGGCACGGTTCCGCGTCACCAGTTCCGCGGCCGGACGCGGGCCCTGGCGGAGTTGCCGCGGCTCCACCCGGGCATCAAGTACGCGGCCACCTACTTCGACGCATCGGTCCACAACCCCGAGCGCCTCACCCTCGATGTACTCCAGGACGGCGAGAAGGCCGGCGCCAGCGGCCACAGCGATGCGCGGGCCAGCAACTACCTTTCGCTCCTGTCCATGGGCGGAGCAGGGAACCCGACGGGGCCCACCGGCGGTAGCACAGTCCAGTTGCGCGACGAGCTCACTGGTGAGGTCTTTGACTTCACGGCGGACGTTATCGTGAACACCACGGGCGCCTGGGTGGACCTGACCAACCAGGCCATGGGCGCCGCGTCCACCTTCATGGGCGGCACCAAGGGCTCACACATCGTGCTGGACCACCCCGAGCTCCTCGAAGCCTGCAACGGCCGTGAAATCTTCTTCGAACACACCGACGGGCGGATCGTCCTCATCTATCCGATGGGCGACCGCGTCCTCGTGGGCACCACCGACGTGGACGCGGACATGGCCGAAGACGCCGTCTGCACCGACGCCGAGATCGACTACTTCTTCGACCTGATCGGCCACGTCTTCCCGGACGTTGCCGTGAACAGGGACCAGATCGTCTACACCTTCGCCGGCGTCCGCCCGCTGCCGAAGCACGACGCCACCCAGCCCGGCTTCGTCAGCCGCGACTACCGGATCGAACGCAGGGCCGGCGGGCAGGAAGCGGTGTCCGGCGGACAGGCAATGTCAGCCAGCGGCGCCGTCGTACTCAGTTTGGTGGGCGGCAAATGGACCACGTTCCGGGCGCTGGCCGAACACCTCACGAATGACGTGCTTAAGGAACTGGGCCTGGAGCGGAAGGTTTCGACGGCGAAGCTCGCCATCGGCGGCGGGGCCGGATTCCCGGACACCGACGCAGGGATCCAGCAGTGGATCAAGGCGCATATGTCCGCCGGCCGCGACGCCGACCGGATCTCCGGACTGCTGACCCGTTACGGAACCCGCGCCGAAGAGGTCCTGCACTACCTCGACGCCGGACCGGACCGGCCCCTGCACTCCACCCGGGAACTCAGCGTCCGCGAACTGGAGTTCATGGCGCGGAACGAACAGGTGGGACATCTCGTCGATATCTTGATCCGGCGCACGTCCCTGGCCTTCCGCGGGCTGGTGACCGGTGAGCTCCTCAACGAGGTCGCGGAGGTCCTTGCTGGTCCGCTGGGCTGGGACGCCGCCGCCAAGACAGCCGAAATCCATCATGCCCAGGAGGTGCTTGAACGCTTCCACGGCGTCCAGGTCCACAGCCTGGTCGCTTAG
- the glpK gene encoding glycerol kinase GlpK, with protein sequence MNQYVIAIDQGTTSTRAIVFDHSGSIVSSGQMEHEQIFPQAGWVEHDPAEIWNNTREVIASALSKANLTRHDIAAVGITNQRETAVVWDKTTGKAIYNAIVWQDTRTQDIVDELAKDGGPERFKQKVGLPLATYFSGTKIKWILDNVEGARAKAEAGDLVFGNTDCWVLWNLTGGVDGGVHVTDVTNASRTMFMDLDTLSWDQEILDAFGVPASMMPAIKSSSEVYGTVHTSQLLREVPVAGILGDQQAATFGQAAFDAGEAKNTYGTGCFLIFNTGEEIVHSKNGLLTTVGYKLGDAAPHYALEGSIAVTGSLIQWLRDNLGLISSAPEVETLAAAVKDNGGVYIVPAFSGLFAPYWRSDARGAIVGLTRFVNRNHIARAALEATAFQTREVLDAVNADSGVPLTELKVDGGMVANDALMQFQADILGVPVIRPKVVETTALGAAYAAGLAVGFWKDLGECSANWSEDKRWEPQMDEAERDRQMRLWKKAVTKSMDWVDEDVK encoded by the coding sequence ATGAACCAGTACGTAATCGCCATCGACCAGGGCACCACCAGCACGCGCGCCATCGTCTTCGACCACAGCGGCAGCATCGTCTCCTCCGGGCAGATGGAACACGAGCAGATCTTCCCGCAGGCCGGCTGGGTGGAGCACGACCCCGCCGAAATCTGGAACAACACCCGCGAAGTCATTGCCTCCGCACTGTCCAAGGCGAACCTGACGCGGCACGACATCGCCGCCGTCGGCATCACCAACCAGCGCGAAACCGCGGTCGTGTGGGACAAGACAACGGGCAAGGCGATCTACAACGCCATCGTCTGGCAGGACACCCGGACCCAGGACATCGTGGATGAACTGGCCAAGGACGGTGGACCGGAGCGTTTCAAGCAGAAGGTGGGCCTGCCGCTGGCCACGTACTTCTCCGGCACCAAGATCAAGTGGATCCTGGACAACGTGGAAGGCGCCCGCGCCAAAGCCGAAGCCGGCGACCTGGTCTTTGGCAATACTGACTGCTGGGTTCTGTGGAACCTCACCGGCGGAGTGGATGGCGGCGTGCACGTCACGGACGTCACCAACGCCTCCCGGACCATGTTCATGGACCTGGACACGCTGTCCTGGGACCAGGAGATCCTGGACGCCTTCGGTGTTCCCGCCTCCATGATGCCCGCCATCAAGTCTTCCTCCGAGGTCTACGGCACCGTCCACACCTCCCAGTTGCTCCGGGAAGTGCCGGTTGCCGGCATCCTCGGCGACCAGCAGGCAGCCACGTTCGGCCAGGCGGCATTTGATGCCGGCGAAGCCAAGAACACGTACGGGACGGGCTGCTTCCTGATCTTCAACACCGGCGAGGAGATTGTCCACTCCAAGAACGGCCTGCTGACCACCGTGGGCTACAAGCTAGGGGACGCGGCTCCGCACTACGCGCTGGAAGGCTCCATCGCCGTCACCGGATCCCTCATCCAGTGGCTGCGCGACAACCTCGGCCTGATCAGCAGCGCCCCGGAAGTGGAGACGCTGGCGGCCGCCGTCAAGGACAACGGCGGGGTCTACATCGTGCCGGCGTTCTCCGGACTGTTCGCACCTTACTGGCGGTCCGACGCCCGCGGCGCCATCGTTGGCCTGACCCGCTTCGTGAACAGGAACCACATCGCCCGTGCGGCCCTGGAGGCCACGGCCTTCCAGACCCGTGAGGTGCTCGACGCCGTCAACGCGGACTCCGGTGTTCCGCTGACGGAGTTGAAGGTCGACGGCGGCATGGTTGCCAATGACGCCCTGATGCAGTTCCAGGCGGACATTCTGGGCGTTCCGGTGATCCGGCCGAAGGTCGTGGAGACCACGGCCCTCGGTGCCGCCTACGCAGCCGGCCTGGCCGTCGGCTTCTGGAAGGACCTGGGGGAGTGCTCGGCCAACTGGTCCGAGGACAAGCGCTGGGAACCGCAGATGGACGAGGCCGAGCGGGACCGCCAGATGCGCCTCTGGAAGAAGGCCGTTACGAAGTCCATGGACTGGGTCGACGAGGACGTGAAGTAG
- a CDS encoding glycosyltransferase family 4 protein produces MKIIIDARFTRLDHHDGISRYGASLIAATAKIADVSMLISDPRQLALLPDVPYTLINSPLSPAELFVAAKVNKLGADVVVCPMQTMGTLGRKYALVLTLHDLIYYEHPAPPGFLPAPVRVLWRLYHKAYWPQRMLLNRADVVATISHTTEALIAKHRLTRRPVRIVGNAPQHGHTPRDPGAGADRTLLYMGSFMPYKNVETMVRGMAELPDMTLHLLSRITPQRRAELEALVPPGADVVFHNGVTDAEYEEFLARTTALISLSRAEGYGLPLVEAMSHGTPVIASDIPIFREVGHDAVSYVHPDSPSEFAEAVRRLEEPEVWKALSRRSVERAAEFSWDHSARQLVQLAGEAAGINRR; encoded by the coding sequence GTGAAAATCATCATCGACGCCCGCTTCACCCGACTGGACCACCACGACGGCATCAGCAGGTACGGCGCCAGCCTGATCGCGGCCACGGCCAAAATTGCCGACGTCTCAATGCTCATCAGCGACCCGAGGCAGCTGGCACTGCTCCCGGATGTGCCTTACACGCTGATCAACAGCCCGCTCTCCCCCGCGGAACTGTTCGTGGCTGCCAAAGTCAACAAGCTGGGCGCCGACGTCGTGGTCTGCCCGATGCAGACCATGGGGACGCTCGGCCGGAAATACGCCCTGGTGCTGACGCTTCACGACCTGATCTACTATGAGCACCCTGCCCCGCCGGGCTTCCTGCCGGCGCCTGTCCGCGTGCTCTGGCGCCTCTACCACAAGGCGTACTGGCCGCAGCGGATGCTCCTGAACCGGGCGGACGTGGTGGCCACCATCAGCCACACAACCGAAGCCCTGATCGCAAAGCACCGCCTCACCCGCCGGCCGGTCCGGATTGTGGGAAACGCCCCGCAGCACGGCCACACACCGCGCGACCCCGGAGCCGGCGCTGACCGGACCCTCCTCTACATGGGCTCGTTCATGCCGTACAAGAACGTGGAAACCATGGTGCGCGGGATGGCCGAACTGCCCGACATGACGCTCCACCTCCTCAGCCGCATCACGCCGCAGCGCAGGGCGGAACTCGAAGCCCTGGTGCCGCCTGGCGCCGACGTTGTGTTCCACAACGGCGTCACGGACGCTGAATACGAGGAATTCCTGGCCCGGACCACGGCCCTGATCAGCCTTTCGCGTGCGGAGGGTTACGGACTCCCGCTCGTGGAGGCGATGTCCCACGGCACACCCGTGATCGCCAGCGACATCCCTATTTTCCGTGAAGTGGGGCACGACGCCGTGAGCTATGTCCATCCGGATTCCCCGTCCGAGTTCGCCGAAGCTGTTCGGAGGCTGGAGGAGCCGGAAGTATGGAAGGCGCTGTCCCGCCGTTCCGTGGAACGGGCAGCGGAGTTCAGCTGGGACCACTCCGCGCGGCAACTCGTGCAGCTGGCCGGGGAAGCCGCCGGAATCAACCGGCGCTGA
- a CDS encoding alpha/beta fold hydrolase, whose amino-acid sequence MEQVDTGPAQAPPLFSGQLDDRTQAASVDLHGCNVDYWVYEPLSVTAETRTILVIHGFRGDHHGLLRVADQLPDMRLIMPDLPGFGSSDAFTDGEHSVGRYGQFISDFMAAVGLGPDTVLLGHSFGSIIAGHFVAANPGAVYPLILINPIAAPALEGPKGVMTKLAVLYYEASARLPRTLGLYLLRSRLIVRVMSVAMAKTRDKRLLSFIHGQHSAYFSAFANRDSLLESFKASVGSNVSEVAADLALPVLLVAGEKDEIAMLPDQHKLKALLPDGTLEVIPGVGHLIHYETPEPAAGYIRRFLKDHPA is encoded by the coding sequence ATGGAACAAGTGGACACCGGACCGGCGCAGGCCCCGCCCCTCTTCAGCGGGCAACTCGATGACAGGACGCAGGCCGCCAGTGTGGACCTGCACGGCTGCAACGTGGACTACTGGGTCTACGAACCGCTCAGCGTGACGGCTGAGACGAGGACCATCCTGGTGATCCATGGCTTCCGCGGCGACCATCACGGCCTGCTCCGGGTCGCGGACCAGCTCCCGGACATGCGGCTCATCATGCCGGACCTGCCCGGGTTCGGCAGTTCGGACGCCTTCACGGACGGCGAACACAGCGTCGGGCGGTACGGGCAGTTCATCAGCGACTTCATGGCGGCCGTGGGCCTCGGTCCTGACACGGTGCTGCTGGGACATTCCTTCGGATCCATTATTGCCGGCCATTTCGTGGCGGCGAACCCAGGTGCGGTGTACCCGCTGATCCTCATCAACCCCATCGCGGCGCCGGCACTGGAGGGACCCAAGGGCGTCATGACCAAGCTTGCCGTCCTCTACTACGAGGCCTCCGCCAGGCTGCCCCGCACGCTCGGCCTTTACCTCCTTCGCAGCCGGCTGATCGTGAGAGTCATGAGCGTGGCCATGGCCAAGACCAGGGACAAACGGCTCCTGAGCTTCATCCACGGGCAGCACAGTGCTTACTTCTCCGCATTCGCCAACCGGGACAGCCTGCTCGAATCCTTCAAGGCATCCGTCGGGAGCAACGTGTCCGAAGTTGCCGCTGACCTGGCACTGCCGGTACTGCTGGTTGCCGGCGAGAAGGACGAGATCGCGATGCTTCCGGACCAGCACAAGCTGAAGGCGCTGCTGCCGGACGGCACCCTGGAGGTCATTCCCGGCGTGGGGCACCTCATCCATTACGAGACACCCGAACCGGCCGCCGGCTACATCAGACGCTTCCTGAAGGACCATCCCGCGTGA
- a CDS encoding sugar-binding transcriptional regulator, with protein MPRSRHSEALRAAQLYYLQDLTMDAIARELRTSRSTVSRLLSAARETGLVQIQIRNPLDTGPELENMIRAQYRVDVHVVPVVDTLNEAETLDRVAMQAARTIGPLVDSNAIIGVAWGSTLSAVSRHLTRKITHDSVIVQLNGAGNMQTTGITYASDIMRRFGSAYGARVEQFPVPAFFDHAATKTAMWNERSVQRILELQSRMSIAIFGVGSVDADYPSHVYAGGYLDESDLNILATSDVVGDVATVFFRGDGSSDGITLNERSTGPALAQLRQVRRRICVVSGASKINGLRGALAAGLATDLILDEATARRLVSTDGLS; from the coding sequence ATGCCGCGTTCACGCCACTCAGAAGCCCTCAGGGCTGCACAACTGTATTACCTCCAGGACCTGACCATGGACGCCATAGCCAGGGAACTCCGGACCTCAAGATCCACGGTTTCACGGCTTCTTTCGGCTGCCCGGGAGACCGGGCTGGTCCAGATCCAGATCCGCAATCCGCTCGACACCGGCCCGGAACTGGAGAACATGATCCGGGCCCAATACCGGGTGGATGTCCACGTTGTTCCGGTGGTGGACACCCTGAATGAGGCGGAGACCCTTGACAGGGTAGCCATGCAGGCCGCAAGGACCATCGGCCCGCTGGTTGACTCCAACGCCATCATCGGAGTCGCCTGGGGCTCCACGCTCAGCGCCGTGAGCCGGCACCTCACCCGGAAGATCACCCATGACAGCGTGATCGTCCAGCTCAACGGCGCCGGCAACATGCAGACCACCGGCATCACCTACGCGAGTGACATCATGCGCAGGTTCGGCAGCGCCTACGGTGCACGCGTTGAACAGTTTCCCGTTCCGGCCTTCTTTGACCATGCGGCCACCAAGACCGCCATGTGGAATGAACGCAGCGTCCAGCGCATCCTGGAACTGCAGTCGCGCATGAGCATCGCCATCTTCGGCGTGGGATCCGTGGACGCCGACTACCCTAGCCACGTGTACGCCGGCGGCTACCTCGACGAAAGCGACCTGAACATCCTGGCCACCTCGGACGTGGTGGGGGACGTAGCCACGGTGTTCTTCCGGGGCGACGGGTCCTCCGACGGCATCACGCTCAACGAAAGGTCCACCGGCCCTGCGCTGGCGCAGTTGCGGCAGGTCCGGCGGCGCATCTGCGTCGTTTCGGGTGCTTCGAAAATCAACGGGCTGCGCGGCGCCCTCGCCGCAGGGCTTGCCACGGACCTGATCCTCGATGAGGCCACGGCACGGCGCCTGGTGAGTACTGACGGGCTGTCCTGA
- a CDS encoding MIP/aquaporin family protein, producing the protein MSLGIVFLSEVFGTAMLTLLGCGVVANVALKGTKGNNGGFLMVTWGWGIAVFAGVYVAARSGAHLNPAVTLGLLVNGKAEYAPGVSVDFASTLTYFGGEFLGAFLGAVVMWLAHKQHFDAEPAPASKLAVFSTGPAIRSTPWNLITEIIGTFVLVFVILTFGGTPSGLGPLAVALLVVGIGVSLGGPTGYAINPARDLGPRVAHALLPIKGKGSSDWSYSWIPVVGPLVGGSLAGAVAAVVPIIAAAAS; encoded by the coding sequence ATGTCTCTTGGAATAGTTTTCCTTTCCGAAGTATTCGGAACCGCGATGCTTACCCTGCTGGGTTGCGGCGTCGTGGCAAACGTCGCGCTCAAAGGCACCAAGGGCAACAACGGCGGATTCTTGATGGTCACATGGGGGTGGGGCATCGCAGTCTTCGCCGGCGTGTACGTCGCCGCCAGATCCGGCGCGCACCTCAACCCGGCCGTGACCCTTGGCCTGCTGGTCAACGGAAAGGCGGAGTATGCTCCCGGCGTCAGCGTCGACTTCGCATCCACGCTGACCTACTTCGGCGGTGAATTCCTCGGTGCGTTCCTGGGCGCAGTAGTCATGTGGCTGGCCCACAAGCAGCACTTTGACGCCGAACCGGCGCCCGCCAGCAAGCTCGCCGTGTTCTCCACCGGCCCCGCCATCCGCTCCACCCCCTGGAACCTGATCACCGAGATCATCGGCACGTTCGTGCTCGTCTTCGTCATCCTGACGTTCGGCGGCACCCCCTCCGGCCTGGGCCCGCTCGCTGTGGCCCTGCTGGTTGTCGGCATCGGCGTGTCCCTCGGCGGACCCACCGGCTACGCCATCAACCCCGCCCGTGACCTTGGCCCCCGTGTCGCGCACGCCCTGCTCCCCATCAAGGGCAAGGGCTCCAGCGACTGGAGCTACTCGTGGATCCCGGTTGTCGGGCCACTGGTAGGCGGCAGCCTCGCCGGTGCCGTGGCGGCAGTGGTCCCGATCATCGCCGCGGCAGCCTCCTGA
- a CDS encoding aldo/keto reductase: MKNSPRLSLNNGVLIDQLGFGLYKVPPADAAGLVTMALEAGYRHFDTAAMYGNETGVGKAIGGLSGFAGGGPAGGSGEAAPSLSREDLFVTTKVWNDDHGYDATMRAFDTSMFNLGMEYVDLYLIHWPCAGRGLFTESYRAMETLYREGRIRAIGVSNFQPAHLERLLETAEVVPAVNQIELHPWLQQEELRQLHSRLGIRTEAWSPLGRGKVLEDPVVLELAAVHRRTAAQIILRWHVQLGNVVIPKASSYTRIRENLNVFGFALNDQDMAALAALERGQRTGSHPDDVN; this comes from the coding sequence ATGAAAAATTCGCCCCGGCTGAGCCTTAATAACGGTGTGCTGATCGACCAATTGGGCTTCGGGCTCTACAAAGTTCCGCCGGCTGACGCTGCCGGCCTGGTGACCATGGCGCTGGAGGCCGGTTACCGCCACTTCGATACCGCCGCCATGTACGGGAACGAAACCGGGGTGGGCAAGGCCATTGGCGGGCTCTCCGGCTTTGCCGGAGGCGGTCCGGCCGGAGGCTCCGGCGAGGCCGCACCCTCCCTCTCCCGTGAGGACCTCTTCGTCACCACGAAGGTGTGGAACGACGACCATGGTTACGACGCAACGATGCGGGCCTTCGACACGTCCATGTTCAACCTGGGGATGGAGTACGTTGACCTGTACCTCATCCATTGGCCATGCGCCGGCCGCGGGCTCTTCACGGAAAGCTACCGGGCCATGGAGACGCTTTACCGCGAAGGCAGGATCCGGGCCATAGGCGTGTCCAACTTCCAGCCCGCCCATCTTGAGCGCCTCCTGGAAACCGCCGAGGTGGTCCCCGCCGTGAACCAGATTGAGCTCCACCCCTGGCTGCAGCAGGAGGAACTCCGCCAGCTGCACTCCCGGCTCGGGATCCGCACCGAGGCCTGGAGCCCGCTCGGCCGGGGCAAGGTACTGGAGGATCCGGTGGTCCTGGAACTGGCGGCCGTGCACCGCCGGACCGCGGCCCAGATCATCCTGCGCTGGCACGTCCAGCTGGGCAACGTGGTGATCCCGAAGGCCAGCTCCTACACCCGGATCCGCGAAAACCTGAACGTCTTCGGCTTTGCGTTGAATGACCAGGACATGGCCGCACTGGCCGCCCTGGAACGCGGCCAGCGGACAGGTTCCCACCCGGACGACGTCAACTAG